The Synechococcus sp. MU1643 genome contains a region encoding:
- a CDS encoding DUF952 domain-containing protein, which yields MPPILYSFRRCPYAMRARWALLEAGLLVEWREIALKAKPAEMLAVSPKGTVPVLVLPDGTVIEESLAVMEWALAQADPRELRNTGDASALIEQNDGAFKHHLDRFKYTDRYPGTNKEEQRAAGLAILQGWNQRIADQGWLLGEHCSIADAALWPFVRQWRIADPERFDNDSTLKSLRHWLQRFLEDPRFERLMQRADPWNAGGQQHHFPADAIAVPLDQPLFHLALKADWQAAQASGSYRISTRGMTLDQVGFIHCSWQEQVKATLVRFYADAGEVLLLEIDPAAVNAPLRADAIPTGELFPHLYGPLPLEAVRSVVAMTAAA from the coding sequence TTGCCGCCGATCCTTTACAGCTTCAGACGCTGCCCCTACGCCATGCGCGCACGCTGGGCCCTGCTGGAAGCAGGACTTCTCGTGGAGTGGCGGGAGATCGCCCTGAAGGCCAAACCGGCTGAGATGTTGGCGGTCTCCCCCAAGGGCACGGTGCCCGTGTTGGTGCTGCCGGACGGCACGGTGATCGAGGAAAGCCTGGCCGTGATGGAATGGGCCCTTGCTCAGGCGGACCCTCGCGAGCTGCGCAACACCGGCGATGCCTCAGCGCTGATCGAGCAGAACGACGGTGCTTTCAAACATCATCTGGACCGGTTCAAGTACACCGACCGCTACCCAGGCACCAACAAAGAAGAGCAACGCGCCGCCGGGCTCGCCATCCTGCAAGGCTGGAACCAGAGGATCGCTGATCAGGGCTGGCTGCTGGGCGAGCACTGCTCGATAGCAGATGCCGCCCTCTGGCCGTTCGTGCGGCAGTGGCGCATCGCTGATCCAGAGAGATTCGACAACGACAGCACTCTGAAGTCCCTACGCCACTGGCTCCAGCGATTCCTGGAGGATCCCCGATTCGAGCGGCTGATGCAGCGCGCCGACCCCTGGAATGCCGGGGGGCAGCAACATCACTTCCCCGCTGATGCCATCGCGGTGCCCCTGGATCAACCGCTGTTTCACCTGGCCCTCAAGGCCGACTGGCAGGCCGCCCAGGCCAGCGGCAGCTACCGCATCTCCACCCGGGGGATGACGCTGGATCAGGTGGGCTTCATCCACTGCTCATGGCAGGAGCAGGTGAAGGCCACATTGGTGCGTTTTTATGCGGACGCTGGCGAGGTGCTTCTGCTGGAGATTGATCCCGCCGCAGTAAACGCTCCCCTACGGGCCGATGCCATTCCCACCGGCGAACTGTTCCCGCATCTCTACGGCCCGCTGCCCCTGGAGGCGGTGCGTTCGGTCGTCGCCATGACCGCGGCAGCATGA
- a CDS encoding rhodanese-related sulfurtransferase: protein MDPSNLEPVLAKDSRLLVAAFYAFTPLDDERRETLLSSLPTLACDGSVHGSVLVAHEGVNGTISGPESAVDAVLDHLRASLVLGNDHYALLEVKRSWANKPVFRRFKARRKKEIVTIGVDSVDPRTSVGTYVEPDDWNALVDDPETLVIDTRNSYETAIGTFEGAIDPSTESFRDFPKWAESTLRPLIEQKGSKRIAMFCTGGIRCEKASSYLQQEGFGEVHHLRGGILKYLEQVPEAESRWQGECFVFDQRVALNHQLEPGEHSLCHACGLPVSAQQRELPSYIKGVQCVHCVDLFTDADRERFAMRQRQIDQRQIDQHNIDRQQA from the coding sequence GTGGACCCGAGCAACCTGGAGCCTGTGCTGGCGAAAGACAGCCGACTCCTGGTGGCGGCGTTTTATGCCTTCACGCCCCTGGATGACGAGCGCCGGGAGACATTGCTAAGCAGCTTGCCGACCCTGGCTTGCGATGGCAGCGTGCACGGCTCGGTGTTGGTGGCCCATGAAGGGGTGAACGGCACGATCAGTGGCCCGGAATCAGCTGTTGATGCAGTGCTGGATCATCTGCGCGCTTCCCTGGTGCTTGGCAACGACCACTACGCACTGTTGGAGGTGAAGCGCAGCTGGGCCAACAAGCCGGTGTTCCGCCGCTTCAAAGCCCGACGCAAAAAGGAGATCGTGACCATCGGCGTGGACAGCGTGGATCCCCGCACCAGCGTGGGCACCTATGTGGAACCGGACGACTGGAATGCACTGGTGGATGATCCCGAGACCCTGGTGATCGACACCCGCAACAGCTACGAAACAGCGATAGGCACGTTCGAGGGGGCCATCGACCCCAGCACCGAGAGCTTCCGCGACTTTCCGAAATGGGCAGAGTCCACGCTGCGGCCCCTGATCGAACAAAAGGGCAGCAAACGCATCGCCATGTTCTGCACCGGCGGAATCCGTTGCGAGAAAGCCAGCAGCTACCTGCAGCAAGAGGGTTTCGGGGAGGTGCACCACCTGCGCGGCGGCATCCTGAAGTACCTCGAGCAGGTACCGGAAGCCGAGAGCCGCTGGCAAGGGGAGTGCTTTGTTTTTGATCAACGGGTGGCGTTGAACCACCAGCTGGAACCCGGCGAGCACAGCCTTTGCCACGCCTGCGGCCTGCCGGTGTCAGCCCAGCAACGCGAATTGCCTAGCTACATCAAGGGGGTTCAGTGCGTGCACTGCGTGGATCTCTTCACCGATGCCGACCGTGAACGCTTCGCCATGCGGCAGCGTCAGATCGATCAACGACAGATCGACCAACACAACATCGACCGGCAGCAAGCCTGA
- the bioB gene encoding biotin synthase BioB: protein MTLSIRHDWTTEEIQTLLELPLMELLWQAQTVHREANPGYRVQLASLLSVKTGGCEEDCAYCSQSIHNSSDVTAFEAQMQVEPVLQRARAAKEAGADRFCMGWAWREIRDGAPFEAMLEMVRGVRGMGMEACVTAGMLTDQQAERLSEAGLTAYNHNLDTSPEHYDRIISTRTYQERLETLQRVRDAGVTLCCGGIIGMGETLRDRASMLQVLASMNPHPESVPVNGLVAVEGTPLEEQAPFEPLELVRMVATARILMPHARVRLSAGRESMSREAQILCLQAGADSIFYGDVLLTTGNPDVEADRQLLADAGVTANWQEEAAAPASCSPH, encoded by the coding sequence ATGACCCTCAGCATCCGCCACGACTGGACCACCGAGGAGATCCAGACCCTGCTGGAACTTCCCTTGATGGAGCTGCTCTGGCAGGCTCAAACAGTGCATCGGGAAGCTAACCCTGGCTACAGGGTGCAGCTGGCCTCGCTGCTGAGCGTGAAAACGGGGGGCTGCGAAGAAGACTGTGCCTACTGCTCTCAGTCGATCCACAACAGCAGTGACGTCACGGCCTTTGAGGCCCAGATGCAGGTGGAGCCGGTGCTTCAGCGCGCCCGGGCCGCCAAGGAGGCCGGTGCTGACCGCTTCTGCATGGGCTGGGCCTGGCGCGAGATCCGTGATGGCGCTCCCTTTGAGGCGATGCTCGAAATGGTGCGAGGGGTCCGCGGCATGGGGATGGAGGCCTGTGTGACCGCGGGGATGCTCACCGACCAACAAGCGGAACGGTTATCAGAAGCTGGCCTCACGGCCTACAACCACAACCTCGACACCAGCCCCGAGCACTACGACCGGATCATCTCCACACGCACCTACCAGGAACGGCTGGAAACCCTGCAACGAGTGCGCGATGCCGGCGTCACCCTCTGCTGCGGCGGCATCATCGGAATGGGTGAAACCCTGAGGGACCGTGCCTCCATGCTGCAGGTGCTGGCCAGCATGAACCCCCATCCCGAAAGCGTTCCGGTGAACGGGCTGGTGGCGGTGGAGGGCACCCCTTTGGAAGAGCAGGCTCCCTTTGAACCGCTGGAGTTAGTGCGGATGGTGGCGACTGCGAGAATCCTGATGCCTCACGCCCGGGTGCGGTTGAGCGCCGGCCGTGAATCGATGAGCCGAGAAGCGCAGATCCTCTGCCTCCAGGCGGGGGCAGATTCGATCTTCTATGGCGATGTTCTGCTCACGACCGGCAACCCGGATGTGGAGGCCGACCGCCAACTGCTCGCCGATGCGGGGGTAACAGCCAACTGGCAAGAGGAAGCGGCGGCTCCGGCCAGCTGCTCGCCCCACTGA
- a CDS encoding isoprenyl transferase: MSRPPATSTDTADRSLLPADLDPGRLPQHVALIMDGNGRWAQSRGLPRVIGHRAGVEALKSTLRLCSDWGIQSLTAYAFSTENWSRPGEEVNFLMTLFEGVLQAELQALEAEQVRIRFLGDLNALPQKLQELIADATDRTAGNNGIHFNVCTNYGGRRELVRAAQRLAQRAAAGELDPVSIDDNSIAAELFTAGEQDPDLLIRTSGEHRISNFLLWQLAYAEIHVTDVLWPDFNADALKAALLDFQSRHRRFGGLDPINP; this comes from the coding sequence TTGAGCCGCCCTCCGGCCACCAGCACTGACACGGCCGATCGTTCGCTTCTGCCTGCGGACCTCGACCCAGGTCGGCTCCCGCAGCATGTGGCCCTGATCATGGATGGCAACGGTCGCTGGGCCCAATCCCGCGGTTTGCCCCGCGTGATTGGGCATCGTGCCGGCGTTGAAGCACTGAAGTCCACCCTGCGGCTTTGCAGCGACTGGGGCATTCAATCCCTCACGGCCTACGCCTTCTCCACGGAGAACTGGTCGCGCCCTGGGGAGGAAGTGAATTTCCTGATGACCCTGTTCGAAGGGGTATTACAAGCTGAACTGCAGGCCCTCGAGGCCGAACAGGTGCGGATTCGCTTTCTCGGCGATCTGAACGCTCTGCCCCAGAAACTGCAGGAGCTGATTGCCGACGCAACGGACCGGACGGCGGGCAACAACGGAATTCACTTCAATGTGTGCACCAACTACGGCGGACGACGGGAGCTGGTGCGAGCCGCTCAGCGTCTGGCCCAACGCGCTGCTGCCGGGGAACTGGACCCCGTCAGCATTGATGACAACAGCATCGCCGCAGAACTGTTCACGGCTGGTGAACAAGACCCCGATTTGTTGATCCGCACCAGCGGGGAACACCGCATCAGCAATTTCCTGCTCTGGCAACTGGCCTACGCCGAAATTCATGTCACCGATGTGCTTTGGCCTGACTTCAATGCCGATGCCTTGAAAGCCGCTCTGCTCGATTTCCAAAGTCGCCACCGCCGTTTCGGCGGTCTTGATCCGATCAACCCATGA
- the cdaA gene encoding diadenylate cyclase CdaA has product MNVLAVVDPRLVLDVLFASSIGFLLFSRVNEQRTLWLLRGWLFLVAMAWFVQRFANLPLTTKLVDALVMACSLSLAILWQGELRRLMELLGTGRLAVLLGNPQKEFRASAGTVSQITEAAGRLSQLRRGALIVVDLGSDLRPEDFLNPGIPIGAVLSRELMLNLFAADTPLHDGAVLVRGNRIESAGVILPLSRHSVSRFGTRHLAALGITERFDRCICIVVSEETGTLSLANQGKLERPITSSRLQELLRELFSTAESMPPARRTVGSAPSESLS; this is encoded by the coding sequence GTGAACGTGTTGGCGGTGGTGGATCCGCGCCTAGTGCTCGACGTTCTCTTTGCCTCTTCCATCGGCTTCCTGCTTTTTTCTCGCGTCAACGAGCAGCGGACCCTCTGGTTGCTTCGTGGTTGGTTGTTTCTGGTGGCGATGGCCTGGTTTGTCCAGCGCTTCGCCAACCTGCCCCTCACCACAAAGCTGGTGGACGCTCTCGTCATGGCCTGTTCGCTGTCCCTGGCCATCCTTTGGCAAGGCGAACTGCGTCGCCTGATGGAGCTTCTAGGAACCGGTCGCCTCGCTGTATTGCTGGGCAATCCCCAGAAAGAGTTCAGAGCTTCGGCTGGAACCGTTAGCCAGATCACTGAGGCCGCGGGCCGGCTGTCTCAGTTGAGACGTGGTGCATTGATCGTGGTGGACCTTGGAAGCGACTTGAGACCCGAGGATTTTCTCAATCCCGGCATCCCCATTGGTGCTGTGCTAAGTCGCGAGCTGATGCTCAACCTGTTTGCCGCCGACACCCCCCTCCACGACGGTGCCGTTCTGGTGCGGGGCAATCGAATCGAGTCGGCAGGCGTGATTCTTCCCCTGTCGAGGCACAGCGTGAGCCGTTTCGGCACCCGTCACCTGGCGGCACTCGGCATCACCGAACGCTTTGATCGATGTATTTGCATTGTGGTGTCGGAAGAAACCGGAACGCTGTCTCTGGCGAACCAGGGCAAGCTGGAACGACCGATCACCAGTTCTCGACTCCAGGAACTGCTCAGGGAGCTGTTCAGCACCGCCGAATCGATGCCGCCGGCACGACGTACGGTGGGTAGCGCTCCGTCCGAATCGCTGTCTTGA
- the lysA gene encoding diaminopimelate decarboxylase has translation MTQTITSQRPFEAKMDVESPNRNLTPITTGLDGTDRLVVGGCRLSDLAERYGTPLYVLDEETVRATCRAYRQALDKHYAGPSLPIYASKANSSLVMSSLAASEGLGLDAVSAGELLTALRGGMPGDRMVLHGNNKSDEELLLAYANKVTIVVDNQHDLDRLAELLPAGAEPACLMLRFTPGIECHTHEYIRTGHLDSKFGFDPDQVEPVLRSLMGQPWAQLTGLHAHIGSQIFELEPHRDLAAVMADKLKLARELGHPVTDLNVGGGLGIRYVESDDPPSIGQWIQVVAEAVTSACQERGLELPRLMCEPGRSLVATAGVTLYSVGSRKTIPNVRTYVAIDGGMSDNPRPITYQSLYTCCLADRPLAKPDESVNLVGKHCESGDVLLKDLPLPTTESGDIVAVFATGAYNASMSSNYNRIPRPAAVLVHDGSAELVQKREQPDDLLRYDVLPERFNALR, from the coding sequence GTGACCCAAACCATCACCAGTCAACGGCCCTTCGAGGCCAAGATGGATGTGGAGAGTCCCAATCGCAACCTGACCCCGATCACCACAGGACTCGACGGCACCGACCGTCTTGTTGTTGGGGGGTGTCGTCTCAGCGATCTGGCCGAGCGTTACGGCACACCGTTGTATGTGCTGGATGAAGAGACCGTTCGGGCCACCTGCCGGGCCTACCGCCAGGCCCTGGACAAGCATTACGCCGGGCCATCCCTGCCGATCTACGCCTCCAAAGCGAACAGCTCTCTGGTGATGAGCAGCCTGGCGGCCTCCGAGGGGCTGGGTCTGGATGCCGTGTCAGCCGGTGAATTGCTGACGGCGCTGCGCGGGGGGATGCCCGGGGATCGGATGGTGCTGCACGGCAACAACAAATCCGACGAGGAGCTGCTGCTCGCCTATGCCAACAAGGTGACGATCGTTGTGGACAACCAGCACGATCTCGATCGCCTCGCTGAACTACTGCCCGCTGGAGCCGAACCGGCATGCCTGATGCTGCGCTTCACCCCCGGCATCGAGTGCCACACGCACGAATACATCCGCACCGGTCACCTGGACAGCAAGTTCGGCTTCGATCCTGACCAGGTGGAGCCTGTGCTGCGCAGCCTGATGGGACAACCCTGGGCCCAACTCACCGGACTGCACGCCCACATCGGCTCCCAGATTTTTGAACTCGAGCCCCACCGGGATCTGGCGGCGGTGATGGCCGACAAGCTGAAGCTGGCCCGTGAGCTGGGCCATCCCGTAACCGACCTCAACGTTGGTGGTGGCCTTGGCATCCGCTACGTGGAGTCGGACGACCCTCCGAGCATTGGACAGTGGATCCAGGTGGTGGCCGAAGCCGTCACCAGCGCCTGCCAGGAACGGGGCCTCGAGCTGCCGCGACTGATGTGCGAACCGGGTCGTTCCCTGGTGGCAACCGCCGGCGTGACTCTGTATTCGGTGGGCTCGCGCAAAACGATCCCGAACGTGCGCACTTACGTGGCCATCGACGGTGGCATGAGCGACAACCCTCGCCCGATCACCTACCAGTCGCTTTACACCTGCTGCCTGGCCGATCGACCCCTGGCCAAGCCAGACGAAAGCGTGAACCTGGTGGGCAAGCACTGCGAATCAGGCGATGTGCTGCTGAAGGACCTCCCTCTACCCACCACCGAGAGCGGTGACATCGTCGCCGTCTTTGCCACCGGTGCTTACAACGCCTCAATGAGTTCGAATTACAACCGGATCCCGAGGCCCGCTGCCGTTCTGGTGCATGACGGTTCAGCGGAACTGGTGCAGAAACGGGAGCAGCCGGATGACCTGCTGCGCTACGACGTTTTGCCAGAACGATTCAACGCGTTACGTTGA
- a CDS encoding GNAT family N-acetyltransferase has protein sequence MAASEGNLRIDLAVGRLTPQILRLDPSWQQACLALDQRALNGLWTAEQWRRELDDPRRLCIGLVQLDALLGVACGWMVADELHITAVAVDPDRRRSGHGGLLLQALLQRARQHGAVHATLEVASYNVAALALYAKAGFRTAGTRSGYYSDGSDAHIQWCRIPSAPSPTSAD, from the coding sequence GTGGCGGCATCGGAGGGCAATCTAAGAATCGACCTTGCAGTGGGCAGACTGACCCCGCAGATCCTGCGTCTTGATCCGTCCTGGCAGCAAGCCTGTCTGGCACTGGATCAACGGGCGCTCAACGGCCTCTGGACCGCAGAGCAATGGCGGCGGGAGCTGGACGATCCCCGTCGCCTCTGCATCGGTCTTGTGCAGCTCGACGCCCTGTTGGGTGTGGCCTGCGGCTGGATGGTGGCCGATGAGCTGCACATCACTGCGGTGGCTGTGGATCCCGACAGGCGTCGCAGTGGCCATGGAGGTCTGCTTTTGCAAGCACTGTTGCAACGGGCACGGCAGCACGGTGCAGTGCACGCCACTCTCGAGGTGGCTAGCTACAACGTTGCCGCTCTGGCGCTTTACGCCAAAGCCGGTTTCCGCACCGCAGGCACCCGTTCCGGGTACTACTCCGATGGTAGCGATGCCCATATCCAGTGGTGTCGCATTCCGTCAGCGCCGTCGCCCACGTCGGCGGATTGA
- a CDS encoding ATP-dependent Clp protease ATP-binding subunit, with product MFERFTEKAIKVIMLAQEEARRLGHNFVGTEQILLGLIGEGTGVAAKVLKSMGVNLKDARVEVEKIIGRGSGFVAVEIPFTPRAKRVLELSLEEARQLGHNYIGTEHLLLGLIREGEGVAARVLENLGVDLAKVRTQVIRMLGETAEVSAGGGGGGGKGSTKTPTLDEFGNNLTQLATEAKLDPVVGRHNEIDRVIQILGRRTKNNPVLIGEPGVGKTAIAEGLAQRIQQGDIPDILEDKRVLTLDIGLLVAGTKYRGEFEERLKKIMEEIKSAGNVILVIDEVHTLIGAGAAEGAIDAANILKPALARGELQCIGATTLDEYRKHIERDAALERRFQPVNVGEPSIDDTIEILRGLRERYEQHHRLKITDDALVAAATLGDRYISDRFLPDKAIDLIDEAGSRVRLLNSKLPPAAKEVDKELRLVQKEKEDAVRDQDFTKAGELREKEVELREQIRSLLQTNKEEAKTDAISETDETAVTEAATSDSSPMVNEEDIAQIVASWTGVPVQKLTESESVKLLNMEETLHQRLIGQDEAVKAVSKAIRRARVGLKNPNRPIASFIFSGPTGVGKTELTKALATYFFGSEEAMIRLDMSEFMERHTVSKLIGSPPGYVGFNEGGQLTEAVRRRPYTVVLFDEIEKAHPDVFNLLLQLLEDGRLTDSKGRTVDFKNTLIIMTSNIGSKVIEKGGGGLGFEFSGESAEESQYTRIRSLVNEELKQYFRPEFLNRLDEIIVFRQLNRDEVKEIAEIMLKEVFGRMGEKGITLTVSDAFKERLVEEGYNPAYGARPLRRAVMRLLEDSLAEEVLSGRIKDGDHAEVDVDENKKVVVRHKGQVDTAPQLAGASV from the coding sequence ATGTTTGAACGCTTTACCGAGAAGGCCATCAAGGTGATCATGCTGGCCCAGGAAGAGGCCCGCAGGCTTGGTCACAACTTCGTTGGCACCGAGCAAATCCTCCTCGGCCTGATCGGCGAGGGAACGGGCGTTGCCGCCAAGGTACTCAAATCCATGGGGGTCAACCTCAAGGATGCTCGAGTTGAAGTTGAAAAAATTATCGGTCGTGGTTCCGGCTTCGTTGCCGTCGAGATCCCATTTACGCCTCGAGCCAAGCGGGTGCTGGAGCTATCTCTGGAAGAGGCTCGCCAGCTTGGTCACAATTACATCGGCACAGAGCACCTGCTGCTCGGTCTGATCCGTGAAGGCGAAGGTGTCGCTGCCCGCGTGCTTGAGAACCTCGGTGTCGACCTGGCCAAGGTCCGCACCCAAGTCATCCGCATGCTTGGTGAAACCGCTGAAGTTTCTGCCGGAGGCGGTGGCGGCGGTGGAAAGGGATCAACCAAAACTCCCACACTCGACGAATTCGGTAACAACCTCACCCAGCTCGCCACCGAAGCGAAGCTCGACCCTGTCGTGGGTCGTCACAACGAAATCGATCGCGTCATCCAGATTCTGGGTCGCCGCACCAAGAACAACCCTGTGTTGATCGGCGAGCCGGGTGTCGGTAAGACCGCCATCGCTGAGGGCCTGGCCCAGCGGATTCAGCAGGGCGACATTCCAGACATTCTCGAAGACAAGCGTGTCCTCACTCTTGACATAGGCCTGCTCGTTGCCGGGACCAAGTACCGAGGTGAGTTCGAAGAGCGCCTCAAAAAGATCATGGAGGAGATCAAGTCGGCCGGGAACGTGATCCTCGTGATCGACGAGGTGCACACCCTGATCGGTGCCGGTGCTGCTGAGGGGGCGATCGACGCCGCCAACATCCTCAAGCCGGCCCTCGCCCGCGGCGAACTCCAGTGCATCGGCGCCACCACCCTGGATGAGTACCGCAAGCACATCGAACGGGATGCTGCCCTAGAGCGCCGTTTCCAGCCGGTGAATGTGGGCGAGCCATCCATCGACGACACCATCGAAATCCTGCGTGGCCTTCGCGAGCGTTACGAGCAGCACCACCGCCTCAAGATCACCGACGACGCCCTTGTTGCGGCTGCAACCCTCGGTGATCGCTATATCTCGGATCGCTTCCTTCCAGACAAGGCCATCGACCTAATCGACGAAGCCGGTTCCCGGGTGCGTCTGCTCAATTCGAAGCTGCCCCCCGCGGCCAAGGAAGTTGACAAAGAACTGCGTTTGGTGCAAAAGGAAAAGGAGGATGCCGTCCGCGATCAGGACTTCACCAAGGCCGGTGAACTGCGCGAAAAGGAAGTGGAACTGCGTGAGCAGATCCGTTCTCTGCTTCAGACCAACAAGGAAGAGGCCAAAACCGACGCCATCTCTGAAACCGATGAAACGGCTGTTACCGAGGCGGCTACCTCTGACAGCTCACCGATGGTGAACGAGGAGGACATCGCCCAGATCGTGGCTTCCTGGACCGGTGTTCCGGTGCAGAAGCTCACCGAGAGCGAGTCGGTCAAGCTTCTCAACATGGAGGAAACTCTCCACCAGCGTCTGATCGGTCAGGACGAAGCCGTCAAGGCGGTGTCCAAGGCTATCCGCCGTGCCCGGGTCGGCTTGAAGAACCCCAATCGGCCGATCGCCAGCTTCATCTTTTCTGGTCCTACCGGTGTCGGTAAAACCGAGCTCACCAAAGCTCTGGCCACCTACTTCTTCGGCAGCGAGGAGGCGATGATCCGCCTCGACATGTCGGAATTCATGGAGCGCCACACGGTCAGCAAGCTGATCGGCTCGCCTCCGGGTTATGTGGGCTTCAACGAAGGCGGTCAGCTCACCGAGGCCGTGCGTCGCCGGCCTTACACCGTTGTGCTCTTCGACGAAATCGAAAAGGCGCACCCCGATGTGTTCAACCTGCTGCTGCAACTCCTGGAAGATGGTCGTCTGACAGACTCCAAAGGCCGCACAGTCGACTTCAAGAACACTCTGATAATCATGACCTCGAACATCGGTTCGAAGGTGATCGAGAAGGGTGGCGGCGGCCTCGGTTTCGAGTTCTCCGGTGAAAGCGCTGAGGAGTCTCAATACACCCGGATCCGTTCCCTGGTGAATGAGGAACTCAAGCAGTACTTCCGGCCTGAATTCCTCAACCGTCTCGACGAGATCATTGTCTTCCGTCAGCTCAACCGCGATGAGGTCAAGGAGATTGCCGAGATCATGCTCAAGGAGGTCTTTGGCCGCATGGGCGAGAAGGGCATCACCCTCACGGTGTCCGATGCGTTCAAGGAGCGCCTAGTGGAGGAGGGCTACAACCCCGCCTATGGCGCACGTCCGCTGCGTCGGGCCGTCATGCGTCTTCTCGAGGATTCCCTCGCCGAAGAAGTGCTGTCGGGTCGGATCAAGGACGGCGACCATGCCGAAGTTGATGTTGACGAAAACAAGAAGGTGGTGGTCCGCCATAAAGGTCAGGTGGATACGGCACCGCAACTTGCCGGCGCCAGCGTCTAA
- a CDS encoding iron-containing alcohol dehydrogenase family protein, translating into MVRSVSSHSIAPASVLRGDGAWDESLLQIKCLCSRPLVLGRSSCTAEQRQRLVVDLQGQGLLPVQAQLQFDCCEQDLHKLAFEAQGCDAVLAAGGGKVLDAGKLLAHRLSLPCITVPLSASTCAGWTALSNIYSSQGAFEGDVALDRCPDLLVFDHGFVRQAPPRTLASGVADALAKWYEASVSSGSSSDGLVQQAVQMARVLRDQLLIDGPTALEDPDSEAWVRTAEACALTAGVMGGLGGARCRTVAAHAVHNGLTQLEACHQILHGEKVGFGILVQLRLEERLGCNRLAAQAHRQLLPLLRQLGLPVSLDDLGLAQASLSELQEVCRFACRDGSDLHHLPFAVTPGALLEALVGAAELSPINL; encoded by the coding sequence ATGGTTCGATCCGTCTCGTCCCACTCCATTGCCCCCGCAAGCGTTTTGCGGGGGGATGGGGCCTGGGATGAGTCCTTGCTTCAGATCAAATGTCTCTGCTCACGCCCGTTGGTGCTGGGTCGCAGTTCCTGTACGGCTGAGCAGCGTCAGCGTTTGGTGGTGGATCTCCAGGGCCAAGGGCTCCTCCCCGTTCAGGCTCAGCTCCAGTTTGACTGCTGTGAGCAGGATCTCCACAAATTGGCTTTTGAAGCCCAGGGCTGCGACGCCGTTCTGGCCGCTGGAGGTGGAAAAGTGCTGGACGCCGGCAAGTTGCTGGCCCATCGCCTATCCCTTCCCTGCATCACCGTTCCACTGAGCGCCTCCACCTGTGCCGGTTGGACAGCTCTCTCCAACATCTATTCCTCTCAGGGTGCTTTCGAAGGGGATGTGGCCCTCGATCGCTGCCCCGATCTTCTTGTCTTTGATCACGGCTTTGTGCGTCAGGCGCCACCGCGCACTTTGGCCAGTGGTGTCGCTGATGCTCTGGCCAAGTGGTACGAAGCCTCAGTGAGCAGCGGCAGTAGCAGCGATGGTCTGGTTCAGCAGGCAGTGCAGATGGCGCGGGTGCTGCGGGATCAATTGCTGATCGACGGTCCTACTGCGCTTGAGGATCCAGACAGTGAAGCCTGGGTGCGCACTGCCGAAGCCTGTGCTCTCACCGCAGGGGTGATGGGGGGACTTGGTGGTGCCCGTTGCCGCACGGTTGCGGCTCATGCCGTTCACAATGGCCTTACCCAGCTGGAGGCCTGTCACCAAATTCTCCATGGCGAGAAGGTGGGCTTCGGGATTCTTGTGCAGCTTCGATTAGAGGAACGTCTGGGCTGTAACCGGCTTGCAGCTCAGGCGCATCGCCAGCTGCTGCCGTTGCTGCGGCAGCTCGGTCTGCCCGTCAGCCTTGATGATCTTGGTCTGGCGCAGGCCAGCCTCAGTGAGTTGCAGGAGGTGTGTCGTTTCGCCTGCCGCGATGGTTCCGATCTGCATCACTTGCCCTTCGCTGTGACGCCTGGTGCTTTGCTGGAGGCCCTTGTGGGTGCTGCGGAACTCAGCCCCATCAACCTTTGA